From a region of the Theobroma cacao cultivar B97-61/B2 chromosome 8, Criollo_cocoa_genome_V2, whole genome shotgun sequence genome:
- the LOC108663030 gene encoding uncharacterized protein LOC108663030, with translation MATFAYIGFLILPVIILFFIVLRYSMKTNDLPWNWPIIGMLPMILTHYHCLADRCTEFLESNDDTFIVKGLWFTNMDLIFTSDPVNVHHIFSNNFSMYPEGIGWKKRLDIFGNALFNSNFEEWKNHKIFFRGCLSHRRFHELLPKIFEDSMKKKLIPSLEHVSKQDIPVDFAKLEQRCVSTIRLCIGDNVFNHVIDEDSALRLWAKLKKIYLAKSLSNKLQLKQKLYRLKMEENEDLMKHMNEFDGIIDQLKKVDVKVEEEEKALLFLASLPDSYEVFVESLICGMDTITLEQAQATLMSREARKKSKEADRDPNGLALEIEANRRKSTEFVVTTDDLGSLLKIECEEPPNKDSALLCSSKHSGQKWKFKLHQPSRSLANGTCFQWGCSEYRQVHD, from the exons ATGGCAACATTTGCTTACATAGGATTCCTTATACTACCAgttattattttgttctttattgTTCTTCGATATTCCATGAAAACCAATGACCTTCCATGGAATTGGCCCATCATTGGAATGTTGCCGATGATATTAACCCACTACCACTGCCTTGCTGATAGATGCACCGAATTCCTTGAAAGCAACGACGATACATTTATAGTGAAAGGCCTTTGGTTTACCAATATGGATCTTATATTCACTAGCGATCCTGTGAACGTGCATCACATATTCAGCAACAACTTCTCCATGTATCCGGAAGGGATAGGGTGGAAGAAGCGACTTGATATTTTTGGAAATGcacttttcaattcaaattttgaggAATGGAAGAATCACAAGATATTTTTTCGAGGCTGTTTAAGCCATCGAAGGTTCCATGAACTCCTGCCAAAGATTTTCGAGGATAGCATGAAGAAAAAGCTGATCCCAAGTCTGGAGCATGTGTCTAAACAAGATATACCTGTGGACTTTGCAA AGTTGGAGCAAAGGTGTGTGAGCACTATTCGGCTTTGCATTGGAGATAATGTGTTTAATCATGTTATTGATGAGGATTCTGCTCTAAGATTATGGGCaaagttaaagaaaatttaCTTGGCGAAAAGTCTTTCTAACAAGTTGCAGCTTAAGCAAAAGTTGTATCGCTTAAAGATGGAGGAGAATGAAGACCTCatgaagcatatgaatgaATTCGATGGAATCATTGATCAGTTGAAGAAGGTTGATGTCAAGGTGGAGGAAGAGGAAAAGGCACTATTGTTCCTGGCTTCGCTTCCAGACTCCTATGaggtatttgttgaatctcTTATATGTGGAATGGACACAATAACGTTAGAACAAGCACAAGCAACGTTAATGTCTCGTGAAGCCcgaaagaaaagtaaagaagcGGATAGAGATCCAAATGGCTTGGCATTAGAAATTGAGGCTAATAGGAGGAAGTCAACTG AATTTGTTGTCACTACTGATGATTTAGGTAGCTTACTGAAAATCGAGTGTGAAGAG CCCCCAAATAAGGATTCTGCACTACTTTGTAGCAGCAAACATTCAGGGCAGAAGTGGAAGTTTAAGTTACATCAGCCTTCAAGATCTTTGGCTAATGGAACATGCTTTCAATGGGGTTGCTCTGAATATAGGCAAGTTCATGATTGA